The following proteins are encoded in a genomic region of Hippocampus zosterae strain Florida chromosome 2, ASM2543408v3, whole genome shotgun sequence:
- the LOC127595737 gene encoding coagulation factor VII-like — translation MRTWNLILGSKPLDIMLARSCIVLILLIDIAAAAVFVKKQEADAVLSRWRRANSGFLEELKQGNLERECREEICDHEEAREVFEDDALTKQFWDTYQRRDPCRINPCLNNGVCVTVGSGFQCQCSEGFEGRFCQTVFEDSLKCNFHNGQCEHFCDGSGKRRKCSCADGYILGEDGRQCIAQVEFPCGQLAPNNQSTMQQTRLVGSTHCAQGECPWQVLIQLNGATHCGGALIGHDRVLTAAHCVHGINPGKLTIVAGEYNLDADDGMEQRIPVSTVIVHEDYKPVTGHSDIALLHLSRGVSLNSHVLPICLPTKELAERELLLLRYHTVSGWGKRISGGNDDGTVSAGVPISPILRKMSVPIIQNSLCSARGQYNFTDNMLCAGYLEGQQESCRGDDGSPLTTLYGSTHFLSGVVAWGRGCSVRGYFGVYTNVAKFVDWVNSENLPLTTVSPGMLQQKVAEH, via the exons ATGCGGACCTGGAACTTGATTTTGGGGAGTAAACCGCTGGACATCATGTTGGCGAGAAGCTGCATTGTGTTGATTCTGCTGATTGACATTGCCGCAGCTGCAG TGTTTGTGAAGAAGCAGGAGGCGGATGCGGTGCTGAGCCGGTGGAGGCGAGCAAACTCGGGATTCTTGGAAGAGCTCAAGCAGGGCAATCTGGAAAGGGAATGCCGCGAGGAGATCTGCGACCACGAGGAGGCCAGAGAAGTGTTTGAGGACGACGCCCTGACG AAGCAATTCTGGGATACGTATCAAC GTCGGGACCCCTGCCGCATCAACCCGTGTCTTAACAACGGTGTGTGTGTCACCGTCGGGAGCGGCTTCCAGTGTCAATGCTCCGAAGGCTTTGAAGGACGCTTTTGTCAGACGG TGTTTGAAGACTCGCTCAAGTGTAATTTCCACAATGGCCAGTGTGAGCACTTCTGTGATGGCTCAGGGAAACGCCGCAAATGCTCCTGCGCTGATGGCTACATCCTGGGCGAAGACGGGCGACAGTGCATCGCTCAAg TGGAGTTTCCATGTGGTCAACTCGCTCCGAATAATCAGAGCACGATGCAGCAGACGAGGCTTGTGGGATCCACTCATTGTGCCCAAGGAGAGTGTCCCTGGCAG GTTCTGATTCAGTTGAACGGAGCCACTCATTGTGGGGGCGCTCTTATTGGGCATGACCGAGTTCTGACTGCAGCTCACTGTGTCCACGGAATCAACCCTGGCAAACTTACCATTGTGGCAG GGGAATACAACCTGGACGCTGACGATGGCATGGAACAAAGAATCCCCGTTTCAACGGTGATCGTTCATGAGGACTACAAACCAGTGACGGGCCACAGCGACATTGCGCTTCTGCATCTGAGTAGAGGCGTGTCCCTAAATAGTCACGTACTACCCATCTGCTTGCCCACCAAAGAATTGGCAGAGCGTGAGCTGCTGCTACTGCGCTACCACACAGTGTCTGGCTGGGGCAAGAGGATCAGTGGAGGAAATGATGACGGCACCGTGTCTGCGGGTGTTCCAATTTCCCCGATCCTCCGTAAAATGTCCGTGCCCATCATCCAGAATTCCCTCTGCTCCGCGAGAGGCCAGTATAACTTCACCGACAATATGCTGTGTGCCGGCTACCTGGAAGGTCAGCAAGAGAGCTGCCGTGGAGACGACGGGAGTCCATTGACCACTCTCTACGGTTCCACCCACTTCCTTTCAGGAGTGGTGGCTTGGGGGCGAGGCTGCTCAGTCCGAGGCTACTTTGGCGTTTACACCAATGTGGCCAAATTTGTTGACTGGGTGAATTCCGAGAACCTGCCCTTAACCACGGTGTCACCTGGCATGCTGCAACAGAAAGTAGCTGAACACTGA
- the LOC127596273 gene encoding LOW QUALITY PROTEIN: coagulation factor X-like (The sequence of the model RefSeq protein was modified relative to this genomic sequence to represent the inferred CDS: inserted 2 bases in 1 codon; substituted 1 base at 1 genomic stop codon), protein MITRFFVEKIEADAVLSRXRRANSGFWEEIKQGNLERECREEIWNYEEAREVFEDDTLTRQFWDTYERREPYQINPCRNNDVSVTVGSGFQCHCAEAFEGRLCQNGFEDSLKSNMQNGQCEHFCDGSGKYRKCSCADGYILGKDATVHRSGEVSMWLSGTSQPEHDGPADYWSETTHTDSSMKWKLSQGFLEVLIQLNGASHCGSALIRPDRVLTAAHCVHGIKPDKLAVVAGEQNLDADDGTEQRILVSIVITHEDYEPATGDNDIALLHLSGGVPLSRYAIPICLPTKEXELLLEPTDIVCGWGRRTRGGNKDAYSSTTASGEVLAFPVLRSKSVPIIEHFVCSQIVGFNITERILCAGYPAGLRQSCLGDDGSPLTTLYGSTHFLTGVVAWGRGCSVRGYFGVYTNVAKFVDWMESKNLPLTAMSPDTL, encoded by the exons ATGATCACCAGAT TTTTTGTGGAGAAGATAGAGGCCGACGCCGTGCTGAGCCGGTGACGACGAGCAAACTCAGGCTTCTGGGAGGAAATCAAGCAGGGCAATCTGGAAAGGGAATGCCGCGAGGAGATCTGGAACTATGAGGAGGCCAGGGAAGTGTTTGAGGACGACACCCTGACG AGACAATTCTGGGATACGTATGAAC GACGGGAACCCTACCAAATCAACCCATGTCGTAACAACGACGTGAGTGTCACCGTCGGGAGCGGCTTCCAGTGTCATTGCGCCGAAGCCTTTGAAGGACGCTTATGTCAGAATG GGTTTGAAGACTCACTCAAGAGTAACATGCAAAACGGCCAGTGTGAGCACTTTTGCGATGGCTCAGGGAAATACCGAAAATGTTCCTGCGCTGATGGCTACATCCTGGGCAAAGATGCGACAGTGCATCGCTCAGG TGAAGTTTCCATGTGGCTAAGCGGCACCAGTCAACCAGAGCATGATGGGCCAGCTGATTACTGGAGTGAAAC TACTCACACGGACAGTTCTATGAAGTGGAAATTGAGCCAAGGCTTCCTGGAG GTTCTGATTCAGTTGAATGGAGCCAGTCATTGTGGAAGCGCTTTGATCCGTCCTGACCGGGTCCTTACCGCAGCTCACTGTGTCCACGGAATCAAGCCTGACAAACTTGCTGTGGTGGCAG GGGAACAAAACTTGGACGCTGACGATGGCACGGAACAAAGAATCCTCGTTTCCATCGTGATTACTCATGAGGATTACGAACCAGCAACGGGCGACAACGACATTGCGCTTCTGCACTTGAGTGGAGGCGTGCCCCTGAGTCGATATGCCATACCCATCTGCCTACCTACCAAAGA TGAGCTGCTGCTGGAGCCCACAGACATTGTTTGCGGATGGGGTCGGAGGACCAGAGGAGGAAACAAAGACGCCTACAGTAGCACAACAGCATCCGGGGAGGTCCTCGCCTTCCCCGTCCTCCGCAGCAAGTCCGTGCCCATCATCGAGCACTTCGTTTGTTCCCAGATAGTCGGGTTCAACATTACCGAGCGCATTCTATGTGCCGGCTACCCGGCGGGTCTGCGGCAGAGCTGCCTCGGAGATGACGGGAGCCCATTGACCACTCTCTACGGTTCCACCCACTTCCTTACAGGAGTGGTGGCTTGGGGGCGAGGCTGCTCAGTCCGAGGCTACTTTGGCGTTTACACCAATGTGGCCAAATTTGTTGACTGGATGGAGTCCAAGAACCTGCCCTTAACAGCAATGTCACCTGATACTCTGTAG
- the f7 gene encoding coagulation factor VII: MASTTRSCIFVSVLIVFSSPSLASVFRDPDEAHNVLVRTRRFNSGWLEELQKGDLKRECLEEKCSYEEAREVFEHQEATDEFWKTYSIPDSCESSPCLNGGSCLVLPASYNCLCPPPFSGLNCELDDHDRPETCLLENGGCEHFCDEDERGERVNCSCADGYILNADGQSCMPKDLIACGMTPVLQDPNKAKELDPRARIVGGQECPKGECPWQVLLLYHGKGFCGGIIIKPMWILTASHCLEDTDVQFLNVVAGEHNTMVEEGTEQVIQVAQILMHERYEKKTADNDIALLRLASPVVYTPYAVPACLPTKSLAERDLWAISIHTVSGWGRRAENGPTSHLLRRLRVPRIRTQQCIQESGVQLTENMFCAGYLTGREDSCKGDSGGPLVTQYKKTTFLLGIVSWGKGCARPGHYGIYARVSNYLQWIHNHTATPVQLTNDTQLPPHNLTT; this comes from the exons ATGGCGTCAACAACGCGCTCGTGTATCTTTGTAAGCGTGCTCATCGTCTTTAGCTCGCCATCATTGGCATCAG TCTTCCGAGATCCAGATGAGGCGCACAATGTCCTGGTGCGCACCAGGAGATTCAACTCGGGCTGGCTGGAGGAGTTGCAGAAGGGTGATCTGAAGAGGGAGTGTCTGGAGGAGAAGTGCTCATATGAGGAAGCTCGTGAGGTGTTTGAGCACCAAGAGGCCACG GACGAATTCTGGAAGACATACAGCA TTCCAGACAGCTGTGAGTCGAGTCCCTGCTTGAACGGGGGAAGCTGTTTAGTCCTGCCGGCGTCTTACAACTGCTTGTGCCCACCGCCCTTCAGTGGCCTCAACTGCGAGCTTG ACGACCATGACCGGCCAGAGACATGTTTGCTCGAAAATGGAGGCTGCGAGCACTTCTGTGATGAAGacgagagaggagaaagagtcaACTGCTCATGCGCAGATGGATACATTCTGAATGCTGATGGCCAGAGCTGCATGCCCAAAG ACTTGATAGCGTGTGGCATGACCCCAGTTCTTCAAGATCCAAACAAAGCCAAAGAGCTTGACCCTCGTGCTCGGATTGTGGGTGGACAAGAGTGTCCCAAAGGCGAATGTCCCTGGCAG GTGTTGCTGCTTTATCACGGCAAAGGTTTCTGTGGCGGGATAATCATTAAACCCATGTGGATCCTCACGGCATCTCACTGCCTTGAAGATACTGACGTccagtttttaaatgttgttgcAG GCGAGCATAACACCATGGTGGAGGAGGGAACAGAGCAGGTCATCCAGGTGGCTCAAATCCTCATGCACGAGCGCTACGAAAAGAAGACGGCTGACAACGACATTGCCCTGCTGCGATTGGCCTCGCCCGTGGTTTACACGCCATACGCCGTACCGGCCTGCCTGCCCACAAAGTCCTTGGCTGAGCGCGACCTGTGGGCCATCAGCATCCACACGGTGAGCGGCTGGGGGCGACGAGCCGAAAACGGCCCCACCTCACATCTGCTGCGCCGCCTCAGGGTGCCTCGCATACGTACACAACAGTGCATCCAGGAGAGTGGCGTGCAGCTGactgaaaacatgttttgcgCCGGATACCTTACGGGCCGGGAGGACTCGTGTAAAGGTGACAGCGGCGGGCCCTTGGTGACGCAGTACAAGAAGACCACATTCCTGCTGGGCATCGTGAGCTGGGGCAagggctgtgcccggccaggCCACTACGGCATCTACGCACGCGTCTCCAACTACCTGCAGTGGATACACAACCACACGGCGACACCAGTACAGCTCACAAACGACACGCAACTTCCACCGCACAACCTCACCACCTGA